One region of Corvus moneduloides isolate bCorMon1 chromosome 1, bCorMon1.pri, whole genome shotgun sequence genomic DNA includes:
- the GPLD1 gene encoding phosphatidylinositol-glycan-specific phospholipase D isoform X6, producing the protein MFHDVSEDTHWSPFLKASIDYIRRNYPQPWEEATEKLVAFLFGIASHVVADVSWHSLGIDQGFLKAMGEIDFHGSYSEAHSVGDFGGDVVSQFELDFSYLASSWYVPVKDLAAIYKEFYGKEIITESTIAECTYLLFFELHGERLLVGKLFPTFASKSTFLVEKFHEYFLGGVDDMAFWTNNIFELTSHMLENGASSCYLPENPLFINCTKEHKDNHVRNKQSKHEHHKNTTSLLTETLEKNINYTERGVQFNIQPWATKSLRLINHAFKTNVWRALGATHQKSSKHISKPAASYFLTSPYARLGWALISADLNQDGYEDLVAGAPGYSTMGHVQIGRVYVVYSNQSGLPPEDMDLDGKADQVLQGHQPSGRFGSALAVLDFNEDGVPDLAVGAPSVGSQFLTYKGAVYVYFGTEGRGLAPEPNVTITCQYSYCNLGWSLLAADVDGNGKADLVVGSPYAPGGGKQRGFVVAFYSHINRSDQGLLSVQDANWMMEGEENYAWFGFSLASCQLENITLLLIGSPTWKTCSSCNTLLSDVRQSVGKVYGYNPPSTERWFEITGDKEMGRMGLSLASGVMSVAGNTRKVLVVGAPTADSLSRILFMSSVLHQAGLALVYDLSNSTKPSLLSTFSGDRRFSRFGGDIYLSDLDNDGLDEMIVASPLRTNGVTSILAGAAAGRVYIYNGRQASSGNVTGHCTSWTSPCPEDWAEYVLISPEELSRFGSSVTTVKSERKKEVVVAAERSSAKARLGGRLFVYSL; encoded by the exons ATGTTCCATGATGTATCTGAAGACACTCACTGGTCACCATTTCTCAAAGCAAGTATTGACTACATCAGAAGGAATTATCCTCAGCCTTGGGAAGAG GCTACAGAGAAGCTGGTGGCTTTCCTGTTTGGAATTGCTTCACATGTGGTGGCAGATGTTAGCTGGCATAGCCTGGGCATTGACCAAGGATTTCTAAAGGCCATGGGAGAA atTGATTTTCATGGTTCATACTCAGAAGCTCACAGTGTTGGAGATTTTG GAGGAGATGTAGTGAGTCAGTTTGAGCTGGACTTCAGTTATCTGGCATCGAGTTG gtatgTACCTGTCAAAGACCTAGCAGCTATCTATAAGGAATTTTATGGAAAAGAGATCATAACTGAAAGCACAATTGCTGAATGTACTTATCTGCTGTTTTTTGAACT gcatgGAGAAAGACTTCTTGTTGGCAAG CTTTTCCCAACATTTGCTAGTAAATCTACATTTCTGGTGGAGAAGTTCCATGAATATTTCCTTGGAGGAGTGGATGACATGGCATTCTGGACCAACAACATTTTTGAGCTGACGAGCCATATGCTAGAGAATGGAGCCAG TAGCTGCTACCTGCCTGAGAACCCACTGTTCATAAACTGCACAAAGGAGCACAAGGACAACCACGT CAGaaacaaacaatcaaaacaTGAACATCACAAGAATACAACTTCTTTGCTTACAGAAACACTTGAGAAGAATATAAACTATACAGAGAGAGGAGTTCAATTCAACATACAGCCTTGGGCAACA aaatccCTCCGCTTGATAAACCATGCTTTTAAAACCAATGTGTGGAGAGCATTAGGAGCTACACATCAGAAATCTTCTAAGCACATCTCCAAGCCAGCAGCTTCATATTTTCTGACTTCACCCTATGCTAGGCTTGGATG GGCACTGATCTCAGCTGACCTAAACCAGGATGGATATGAAGATCTGGTGGCTGGAGCACCAGGGTACAGCACCATGGGCCATGTTCAGATAGGAAGGGTGTATGTGGTCTACAGCAACCAGTCAGGTTTGCCACCAGAGGACATGGATCTGGATGGGAAAGCTGACCAAGTACTACAGGGTCATCAG CCTTCAGGAAGATTTGGTTCTGCCTTGGCAGTCCTGGACTTCAATGAGGATGGAGTGCCAGATCTGGCAGTTGGAGCACCTTCTGTGGGATCTCAGTTTCTTACTTACAAA GGTGCTGTATATGTCTACTTTGGAACTGAGGGAAGAGGCTTGGCACCCGAGCCAAACGTTACCATAACTTGTCAG TATTCCTACTGTAATCTTGGTTGGTCCCTCCTGGCAGCTGATGTTGATGGGAATGGAAAAGCTGATCTGGTTGTGGGCTCTCCATATGCACCAGGTggtgggaagcagagaggaTTTGTGGTTGCATTTTACTCTCATATCAACAGGAGTGACCAAG GACTCCTGTCAGTACAGGATGCCAACTGGATGatggagggggaagaaaactATGCTTGGTTTGGATTTTCACttgccagctgccagctggagaACATAACATTATTGCTGATTGGTAGCCCTACATGGAAGACTTGTTCTAG CTGCAATACCCTCTTGTCAGATGTCAGACAGAGTGTTGGGAAGGTGTACGGGTATAACCCACCAAGTACAGAGCGCTGGTTTGAGATAACTGGAGACAAG GAGATGGGCAGAATGGGTTTGTCTCTGGCCAGTGGTGTGATGTCTGTGGCCGGGAACACAAGAAAAGTTTTGGTGGTGGGTGCACCTACTGCAG acagCCTGTCTAGGATTTTATTTATGTCCTCAGTGCTGCATCAAGCTGGACTGGCTCTGGTATATGACCTGTCAAACAGCACCAAGCCTTCTTTGCTCAGCACATTCAGTGGGGACAGGAGGTTTTCTCGTTTCGGAGGAGACATTTACTTAAGTGATCTGGATAATGATGGGCTAG ATGAAATGATTGTGGCATCCCCACTGCGAACTAACGGTGTCACCTCAATCCTGGCTGGTGCGGCAGCTGGCCGCGTTTATATTTACAACGGCAGACAGGCATCCTCGGGGAATGTGACAGGCCACTGCACATCATGGACATCTCCCTGTCCTGAGGACTGG gcaGAGTATGTTCTGATTTCTCCTGAG GAACTATCAAGATTTGGGAGTTCCGTTACCACTGTGAAATCTGAAAGAAAG AAAGAAGTTGTAGTGGCAGCAGAGAGAAGTTCTGCAAAAGCTCGGCTTGGTGGAAGGCTTTTTGTCTACTCACTCTAA
- the GPLD1 gene encoding phosphatidylinositol-glycan-specific phospholipase D isoform X10 — protein sequence MMYLKTLTGHHFSKQVLTTSEGIILSLGKRYVPVKDLAAIYKEFYGKEIITESTIAECTYLLFFELHGERLLVGKLFPTFASKSTFLVEKFHEYFLGGVDDMAFWTNNIFELTSHMLENGASSCYLPENPLFINCTKEHKDNHVRNKQSKHEHHKNTTSLLTETLEKNINYTERGVQFNIQPWATKSLRLINHAFKTNVWRALGATHQKSSKHISKPAASYFLTSPYARLGWALISADLNQDGYEDLVAGAPGYSTMGHVQIGRVYVVYSNQSGLPPEDMDLDGKADQVLQGHQPSGRFGSALAVLDFNEDGVPDLAVGAPSVGSQFLTYKGAVYVYFGTEGRGLAPEPNVTITCQYSYCNLGWSLLAADVDGNGKADLVVGSPYAPGGGKQRGFVVAFYSHINRSDQGLLSVQDANWMMEGEENYAWFGFSLASCQLENITLLLIGSPTWKTCSSCNTLLSDVRQSVGKVYGYNPPSTERWFEITGDKEMGRMGLSLASGVMSVAGNTRKVLVVGAPTADSLSRILFMSSVLHQAGLALVYDLSNSTKPSLLSTFSGDRRFSRFGGDIYLSDLDNDGLDEMIVASPLRTNGVTSILAGAAAGRVYIYNGRQASSGNVTGHCTSWTSPCPEDWAEYVLISPEELSRFGSSVTTVKSERKKEVVVAAERSSAKARLGGRLFVYSL from the exons ATGATGTATCTGAAGACACTCACTGGTCACCATTTCTCAAAGCAAGTATTGACTACATCAGAAGGAATTATCCTCAGCCTTGGGAAGAG gtatgTACCTGTCAAAGACCTAGCAGCTATCTATAAGGAATTTTATGGAAAAGAGATCATAACTGAAAGCACAATTGCTGAATGTACTTATCTGCTGTTTTTTGAACT gcatgGAGAAAGACTTCTTGTTGGCAAG CTTTTCCCAACATTTGCTAGTAAATCTACATTTCTGGTGGAGAAGTTCCATGAATATTTCCTTGGAGGAGTGGATGACATGGCATTCTGGACCAACAACATTTTTGAGCTGACGAGCCATATGCTAGAGAATGGAGCCAG TAGCTGCTACCTGCCTGAGAACCCACTGTTCATAAACTGCACAAAGGAGCACAAGGACAACCACGT CAGaaacaaacaatcaaaacaTGAACATCACAAGAATACAACTTCTTTGCTTACAGAAACACTTGAGAAGAATATAAACTATACAGAGAGAGGAGTTCAATTCAACATACAGCCTTGGGCAACA aaatccCTCCGCTTGATAAACCATGCTTTTAAAACCAATGTGTGGAGAGCATTAGGAGCTACACATCAGAAATCTTCTAAGCACATCTCCAAGCCAGCAGCTTCATATTTTCTGACTTCACCCTATGCTAGGCTTGGATG GGCACTGATCTCAGCTGACCTAAACCAGGATGGATATGAAGATCTGGTGGCTGGAGCACCAGGGTACAGCACCATGGGCCATGTTCAGATAGGAAGGGTGTATGTGGTCTACAGCAACCAGTCAGGTTTGCCACCAGAGGACATGGATCTGGATGGGAAAGCTGACCAAGTACTACAGGGTCATCAG CCTTCAGGAAGATTTGGTTCTGCCTTGGCAGTCCTGGACTTCAATGAGGATGGAGTGCCAGATCTGGCAGTTGGAGCACCTTCTGTGGGATCTCAGTTTCTTACTTACAAA GGTGCTGTATATGTCTACTTTGGAACTGAGGGAAGAGGCTTGGCACCCGAGCCAAACGTTACCATAACTTGTCAG TATTCCTACTGTAATCTTGGTTGGTCCCTCCTGGCAGCTGATGTTGATGGGAATGGAAAAGCTGATCTGGTTGTGGGCTCTCCATATGCACCAGGTggtgggaagcagagaggaTTTGTGGTTGCATTTTACTCTCATATCAACAGGAGTGACCAAG GACTCCTGTCAGTACAGGATGCCAACTGGATGatggagggggaagaaaactATGCTTGGTTTGGATTTTCACttgccagctgccagctggagaACATAACATTATTGCTGATTGGTAGCCCTACATGGAAGACTTGTTCTAG CTGCAATACCCTCTTGTCAGATGTCAGACAGAGTGTTGGGAAGGTGTACGGGTATAACCCACCAAGTACAGAGCGCTGGTTTGAGATAACTGGAGACAAG GAGATGGGCAGAATGGGTTTGTCTCTGGCCAGTGGTGTGATGTCTGTGGCCGGGAACACAAGAAAAGTTTTGGTGGTGGGTGCACCTACTGCAG acagCCTGTCTAGGATTTTATTTATGTCCTCAGTGCTGCATCAAGCTGGACTGGCTCTGGTATATGACCTGTCAAACAGCACCAAGCCTTCTTTGCTCAGCACATTCAGTGGGGACAGGAGGTTTTCTCGTTTCGGAGGAGACATTTACTTAAGTGATCTGGATAATGATGGGCTAG ATGAAATGATTGTGGCATCCCCACTGCGAACTAACGGTGTCACCTCAATCCTGGCTGGTGCGGCAGCTGGCCGCGTTTATATTTACAACGGCAGACAGGCATCCTCGGGGAATGTGACAGGCCACTGCACATCATGGACATCTCCCTGTCCTGAGGACTGG gcaGAGTATGTTCTGATTTCTCCTGAG GAACTATCAAGATTTGGGAGTTCCGTTACCACTGTGAAATCTGAAAGAAAG AAAGAAGTTGTAGTGGCAGCAGAGAGAAGTTCTGCAAAAGCTCGGCTTGGTGGAAGGCTTTTTGTCTACTCACTCTAA